The following coding sequences are from one Gossypium raimondii isolate GPD5lz chromosome 4, ASM2569854v1, whole genome shotgun sequence window:
- the LOC128040434 gene encoding uncharacterized protein LOC128040434, with protein sequence MIVSNDEDLRQSILREVPGSPYTMHLSGNKMYRDLRELYWWPGLKREVTDFVAHYLTCQQVKAEHQVPSNRWSVREEYLPLAEFAYNNNFQSSIQMAPYEALYGRKCCTLLCWTELGERHVLSPELVSEIKDKVRLIRDRLKVASDR encoded by the exons atgattgtatCGAATGATGAGGATTTAAGACAGTCGATTCTGAGAGAGGTGCCtggtagtccctatactatgcaTCTCAGCGGGAACAAGATGTATCGAGATCTTCGGGaattgtactggtggccagggtTGAAGCGTGAGGTTACCGACTTCGTTGCTCACTATTTGACTTGtcagcaggttaaggctgagcatcaggtaccttcga acagatggtcagtcCGGGAGGAGTACTTGCCGTTAGCGGAGTTTGCCTACAATAATAACTTccagtctagcatccagatggcaccttacgaggcactGTACGGTCGTAAGTGTTGCACTCttttatgttggactgagttgggcgagcgaCATGTTCTGAGTCCTGAGTTGGTCTCTGAGATAAAggataaggttagattgattcgGGATCGTTTGAAAGTGGCTTCTGATAGGTAG